The proteins below come from a single Branchiostoma floridae strain S238N-H82 chromosome 5, Bfl_VNyyK, whole genome shotgun sequence genomic window:
- the LOC118416827 gene encoding serine/threonine-protein kinase pdik1l-B-like codes for MKSTALDFINIVMNSTAVEFINPLSSDIPQVCGNAFGDIFSQYYLQTDGVFFWYAAPEIWDRHYTKKCDVYSMGVMFAAMLDRTITTKTVDRKPLLVVCIQGEPVADVQLRNPEINLADHIMIGQPDNMLKQIILRMMAYDYHARPTAAEVNTSIRQTQSEPCTLS; via the exons atgaaatccacagctttggatttcatcaacatagtgatgaactccacagctgtggagttcatcaatccacTATCCTCGGATATACCTCAGGTTTGCGGAAACGCATTTGGTGACATCTTTTCCCAGTACTACCTGCAAACAGACGGGGTATTCTTTTGGTACGCTGCCCCGGAGATTTGGGACCGTCATTACACCAAGAAATGTGACGTCTACTCCATGGGTGTCATGTTTGCCGCCATGCTTGACCGTACCATTACAACAAAAAC TGTCGATAGGAAACCCCTTCTAGTTGTCTGCATCCAGGGGGAGCCAGTGGCCGATGTGCAGCTTCGAAACCCCGAAATCAACCTGGCAGATCACATCATGATAGGACAACCAGACAACATGCTCAAACAAATCATTCTTCGCATGATGGCATATGACTATCATGCCCGCCCCACCGCAGCGGAAGTCAACACATCAATTCGTCAAACACAGTCGGAGCCATGTACACTGTCGTGA